The following coding sequences lie in one Deinococcus carri genomic window:
- a CDS encoding alpha/beta hydrolase family protein has protein sequence MRRWLQLVLLLLAAGAAYLAFTQPERLAFRVPWSATQTASTGEPDTPKSDTPSDTLPTTPLGEVTDAALKAFVARQPISIQALRAREYPGSKLTVVRTLSPGVNYTRQVVSYQSDGLKIYALLTVPDGTPPQGGWPAIVFNHGYIPPEKYRTTERYVAYQDAFARAGFVTLKSDYRGHGDSEGQALGGYNDPGYTVDVLNAAASLKKDPRVNAKRLGLWGHSMGGQLSLRAMLVDPDLRAASLWAGVVASYDVLATDWNHPPDEEKRVLDPLNRRYLRALSPNAYLEDLNGRPIQLQQGTGDEEVPYAFQQALAHDLRAAGQSVEAYRYEGDNHNLSRNLGLALRRSVAFFKANL, from the coding sequence GTGAGGCGATGGCTTCAGCTCGTGTTGCTCCTGCTGGCGGCGGGGGCGGCCTACCTCGCCTTCACGCAACCGGAGAGGCTGGCCTTCCGGGTCCCGTGGAGCGCCACGCAGACGGCCTCGACCGGCGAACCGGATACGCCCAAGTCCGACACCCCCAGCGACACCCTCCCCACCACGCCGCTGGGTGAGGTGACGGACGCGGCTCTGAAAGCCTTCGTGGCGCGGCAGCCCATCAGCATTCAGGCGTTGCGGGCGCGGGAGTATCCCGGCAGCAAGCTGACGGTGGTGCGGACGCTGAGTCCCGGTGTGAACTACACGCGCCAGGTGGTGAGCTACCAGTCGGACGGGCTGAAGATTTACGCCCTGCTGACGGTCCCCGACGGCACGCCGCCGCAGGGAGGGTGGCCCGCCATCGTCTTCAACCACGGCTATATCCCGCCGGAGAAGTACCGCACCACCGAGCGATATGTGGCCTATCAGGACGCCTTCGCGCGGGCGGGGTTCGTCACCCTCAAGAGCGACTACCGCGGCCACGGCGACTCGGAAGGGCAGGCGCTGGGCGGCTACAACGACCCCGGCTACACGGTGGACGTGCTGAACGCCGCCGCCAGCCTGAAAAAAGACCCGCGGGTGAACGCGAAGCGCCTCGGCCTGTGGGGCCACAGCATGGGCGGACAACTCTCGCTGCGGGCGATGCTGGTGGACCCCGACCTCCGGGCCGCCTCCCTGTGGGCGGGCGTGGTCGCCAGTTACGACGTGCTGGCGACCGACTGGAACCACCCCCCGGACGAGGAAAAGCGCGTGCTGGACCCCCTCAACCGCCGGTATCTGCGTGCCCTCAGTCCCAACGCCTATCTGGAAGACCTGAACGGGCGGCCTATCCAGCTTCAGCAGGGCACGGGGGACGAGGAGGTTCCCTACGCCTTCCAGCAGGCCCTCGCCCACGACCTGCGGGCCGCCGGGCAGAGCGTGGAGGCCTACCGCTACGAGGGCGACAACCACAACCTCAGCCGGAACCTGGGGCTGGCGCTGCGGCGGAGCGTGGCGTTTTTCAAGGCGAATCTGTAG
- a CDS encoding alpha/beta hydrolase family protein, which produces MKPRALLLPALLLVSSPAQAQSAAALAAVDAAQMSIPAAREKAYPGSKLTVVRTLSPGANYSRQVVSYQSDGLKIDALLTVPNGTPPKGGWPAIVFNHGYIPPNVYRTTERYVAYQDAFARAGFVTLKSDYRGHGSSQGEALGGYYAPGYTTDVMNALSSLKKDPRVNAARIGMWGHSMGGFLTLRALVIDPGIKAAVIWAGVVGDYDQMMNDWPHKAPASIPQRVLNLRKKAVEKYGTPASNPDFWNKLSANSYLPDLRAPLQLHIGTADEDVPVGFHESLSRQLKALGKPVQSYVYPGDNHNLSRNLNTALARSVAFFKERL; this is translated from the coding sequence ATGAAGCCCCGTGCGCTGCTGCTCCCGGCCCTGCTGCTCGTCTCCTCCCCGGCGCAAGCCCAGTCGGCGGCGGCCCTGGCCGCAGTGGATGCCGCGCAGATGAGCATTCCCGCCGCCCGCGAGAAGGCCTACCCCGGCAGCAAACTCACGGTCGTGCGGACCCTGAGTCCCGGCGCGAACTACTCGCGGCAGGTGGTGAGCTACCAGTCGGACGGGCTGAAGATTGACGCCCTGCTGACCGTGCCCAACGGCACGCCGCCGAAGGGAGGCTGGCCCGCCATCGTCTTCAACCACGGCTACATTCCGCCCAACGTGTACCGCACCACTGAACGCTACGTCGCCTACCAGGACGCCTTTGCCCGCGCGGGCTTCGTGACCCTCAAGAGCGACTACCGCGGGCACGGCAGCAGCCAGGGGGAGGCGCTCGGCGGCTACTACGCACCTGGCTACACCACCGACGTGATGAACGCGCTCTCCAGCCTGAAAAAGGATCCCCGCGTGAACGCCGCCCGCATCGGCATGTGGGGGCACTCCATGGGCGGCTTCCTGACCCTGCGCGCGCTGGTCATCGACCCTGGCATCAAGGCGGCCGTCATCTGGGCCGGCGTGGTCGGCGACTACGACCAGATGATGAACGACTGGCCGCACAAGGCCCCGGCCTCCATCCCCCAGCGGGTGCTGAACCTGCGGAAGAAGGCGGTGGAGAAATACGGCACGCCCGCCAGTAACCCCGACTTCTGGAACAAACTCAGCGCCAACTCCTACCTCCCGGACCTGCGCGCGCCCCTCCAGCTTCACATCGGCACCGCCGACGAGGACGTGCCGGTGGGCTTCCACGAGTCGCTCTCGCGGCAGCTCAAGGCGCTTGGCAAGCCCGTGCAGAGCTACGTCTACCCCGGCGACAACCACAACCTCAGCCGCAACCTGAACACGGCCCTGGCGAGGAGCGTGGCCTTTTTCAAGGAGCGGCTGTGA
- a CDS encoding polynucleotide kinase-phosphatase: protein MNIPLPELCLVALVGASSAGKSTFAARHFLPTEVLSSDFFRALVSDDENSLEATGDAFDSLFFVAGKRLTRGRLTVVDATSVRPDDRRRLVDLARAHDVLPVAIVLDLPRPVLEARHTARTDRDFRPEVIGRQVSELHRTLRGLQKEGFRHVWVLHSEEEVDAARVSRVPLYTNRKELTGPFDFIGDVHGCLPELRELLTRLGYGVEGDQATPPPGRTAVFVGDLVDRGPDSAGVLRLVMNMVRSGAALGVPGNHDEKLKRALDGKAVKALHGLDVTLAQLEEAGPEFRREVRGFIDGLVSHLVLDGGRVVVAHAGLPERYQGRSSGRVRSFALYGDVDGSQDELGLPVRRDWAADYRGAATVIYGHTPVAQPRWVNRTLNIDTGCAFGGALTALRYPEMELVSVPAHAQYAVPARPLAPAEPEPDGETLDLADFLKGGRIETRTFGGILVREGERAAAVETFSRFGVDPRWAVYLPPTMSPVETSAREGSLEHPAEAFAYFRGQGVSQVVCEEKHMGSRAVLVLARDEAAARSRFGVESGTGCIYTRTGRPFFQPQGETAQWEADVLARARAAVTAAGLWETLDTGWLVLDAEILPWSLKAGELIRGQYAAVGAAGNAALPAAVTALEAAAGRGVAVGDLLDRTRERAHDLAAYREAYRAYVRRVGGPEDVRILPFHLLASEGRVHTDRDHLWHLETLGRLADAAPTLFGWTVHRLVTLGDATSEAEATAWWEALTASGGEGMVVKPLAFLDPERRNLQPAVKVRGREYLRIIYGPEYTRPEHLARLRARHLGAKRARALREFHLGLEALSRFVDCAGTARVHECVLGVLALESDPIDARL from the coding sequence ATGAACATCCCCCTCCCCGAACTCTGCCTCGTCGCCCTCGTCGGCGCGTCGTCGGCGGGCAAGTCCACCTTCGCTGCGCGGCACTTTCTCCCCACCGAGGTGCTGAGCAGCGACTTTTTCCGCGCCCTCGTCAGCGACGACGAGAACAGCCTGGAGGCGACCGGGGACGCCTTCGACAGCCTGTTTTTCGTGGCGGGCAAGCGGCTGACGCGCGGGCGGCTGACAGTGGTGGACGCGACCAGCGTGCGCCCGGACGATCGGCGGCGGCTGGTGGACCTCGCGCGGGCGCATGACGTGCTGCCCGTCGCCATCGTGCTGGACCTGCCCCGCCCGGTGCTGGAGGCGCGGCACACGGCCCGGACTGACCGCGACTTCCGCCCGGAGGTCATCGGCCGGCAGGTTTCGGAACTGCACCGTACCCTGCGCGGCCTCCAGAAGGAGGGCTTCCGCCACGTCTGGGTGCTGCACTCCGAGGAGGAGGTGGACGCAGCGCGGGTGTCGCGCGTGCCCCTCTACACCAACCGCAAGGAGCTGACCGGCCCCTTCGACTTCATCGGGGACGTTCACGGGTGCCTGCCCGAACTGCGCGAGCTGCTGACGCGGCTGGGCTATGGGGTGGAAGGCGACCAGGCCACACCCCCGCCGGGCCGCACCGCCGTCTTCGTGGGCGACCTGGTGGACCGTGGCCCCGACAGCGCCGGCGTGCTGCGGCTGGTGATGAACATGGTCCGGTCGGGCGCGGCCCTGGGCGTGCCCGGCAACCACGACGAGAAGCTCAAGCGCGCGCTGGACGGCAAGGCGGTGAAGGCCCTGCACGGCCTGGACGTGACGCTGGCGCAGTTGGAGGAGGCCGGACCCGAGTTCAGGCGGGAAGTGCGCGGCTTTATCGACGGGCTGGTGAGCCACCTCGTGCTGGACGGCGGGCGGGTGGTGGTGGCCCACGCGGGTCTGCCCGAGCGCTATCAGGGCCGCTCGTCGGGCCGGGTGCGCAGCTTTGCCCTCTACGGCGACGTGGACGGCAGCCAGGACGAACTGGGCCTGCCCGTGCGCCGCGACTGGGCCGCCGACTACCGGGGCGCGGCGACCGTCATTTACGGCCATACGCCGGTCGCCCAGCCCCGCTGGGTGAACCGCACGCTGAACATAGACACCGGCTGCGCCTTCGGTGGGGCGCTGACCGCATTGCGTTACCCGGAAATGGAACTGGTCAGCGTACCCGCCCACGCCCAGTACGCCGTGCCCGCCCGCCCCCTCGCGCCCGCCGAGCCGGAGCCGGACGGCGAGACGCTCGACCTCGCCGACTTCCTGAAGGGAGGCCGCATCGAGACGCGCACCTTCGGCGGGATTCTGGTTAGGGAGGGCGAGCGGGCCGCGGCGGTGGAAACCTTCTCGCGCTTCGGCGTGGACCCACGCTGGGCCGTGTACCTGCCGCCCACCATGAGTCCGGTGGAGACGAGCGCGCGCGAAGGGTCTCTGGAACACCCGGCGGAAGCCTTCGCCTACTTCCGGGGGCAGGGCGTGTCGCAGGTTGTGTGCGAGGAAAAACACATGGGGTCGCGCGCCGTGCTGGTGCTCGCCCGCGACGAGGCCGCGGCCCGCTCGCGCTTCGGGGTGGAAAGCGGGACAGGCTGCATCTACACCCGCACCGGGCGGCCCTTCTTCCAGCCCCAGGGGGAGACGGCACAGTGGGAGGCGGACGTGCTGGCCCGCGCCCGCGCTGCCGTGACCGCCGCTGGCCTGTGGGAGACGCTGGACACGGGCTGGCTGGTGCTGGACGCCGAGATTTTGCCCTGGAGTCTGAAGGCCGGGGAACTCATCCGGGGGCAGTACGCGGCGGTGGGTGCGGCAGGAAACGCGGCCTTGCCCGCCGCCGTGACTGCGCTGGAAGCGGCGGCCGGCCGGGGTGTGGCTGTGGGCGACCTGCTGGACCGCACCCGCGAACGCGCCCACGACCTCGCTGCCTACCGCGAGGCCTACCGTGCCTACGTGCGCCGGGTGGGGGGACCGGAGGACGTGCGGATTCTGCCCTTTCACCTTCTCGCCTCGGAGGGGCGGGTCCACACCGACCGGGACCACCTCTGGCACCTGGAAACGCTGGGGCGGCTGGCGGACGCTGCCCCGACCCTCTTTGGCTGGACCGTGCACCGCCTCGTCACGCTGGGCGACGCCACGAGTGAGGCGGAGGCGACCGCGTGGTGGGAGGCTCTCACCGCGTCGGGCGGGGAGGGCATGGTGGTCAAGCCGCTGGCCTTCCTCGACCCCGAGCGCCGCAACCTGCAACCCGCCGTGAAGGTGCGGGGCCGCGAGTACCTCCGCATCATCTACGGGCCGGAGTACACCCGCCCGGAACACCTCGCCCGCCTGCGTGCCCGCCATCTGGGGGCCAAACGCGCCCGCGCCCTGCGCGAGTTTCACCTGGGGCTGGAGGCACTCTCGCGCTTCGTGGACTGCGCCGGGACCGCCCGCGTCCACGAGTGTGTGCTGGGCGTGCTGGCGCTGGAAAGTGACCCCATCGACGCGCGGCTGTGA